A section of the Roseivirga sp. BDSF3-8 genome encodes:
- the mnmD gene encoding tRNA (5-methylaminomethyl-2-thiouridine)(34)-methyltransferase MnmD: MDTIKLIVTDDGSHSLYLPGMNETYHSSHGALAESRHVFIKNGLLPVASRVTQRPIRVLEVGFGTGLNALLARQQAEKLQIPVHFTTLEPFPLPEEIYSQLNYPALLGGSEGLAELFQQMHRAGWNEVTTVSPRFTLQKLKQRLEDFNDEGGYHVVFFDAFAPNKQEEVWDEALIQKVADHMAPGGVLTTYCAQGKFRRSLKAAGLEVESVPGPPGKKEMTCGHKG, from the coding sequence ATGGATACTATCAAGCTGATCGTCACAGATGATGGGTCCCATTCACTCTACCTGCCGGGTATGAATGAGACCTATCACTCCTCTCATGGTGCCCTGGCAGAGTCGCGCCATGTATTCATTAAGAATGGCTTACTACCGGTGGCCTCCAGAGTGACACAGCGGCCTATAAGGGTGCTGGAAGTAGGCTTTGGCACCGGGCTAAACGCCCTTTTGGCCAGGCAGCAGGCAGAAAAGCTGCAGATCCCCGTACATTTCACTACCCTCGAACCATTCCCTTTACCTGAAGAAATATACAGCCAGCTTAACTACCCTGCCCTGCTGGGAGGTAGTGAAGGGCTGGCCGAACTGTTTCAACAGATGCACAGAGCCGGATGGAATGAAGTGACCACTGTCTCACCCCGTTTTACCCTGCAGAAGCTTAAGCAACGGCTGGAAGATTTTAACGACGAAGGAGGCTATCACGTAGTCTTTTTTGATGCTTTTGCTCCCAATAAGCAAGAGGAAGTTTGGGACGAAGCCCTCATCCAAAAAGTAGCCGACCATATGGCCCCGGGAGGCGTACTAACCACCTACTGTGCGCAGGGTAAGTTCAGGCGCTCCCTGAAGGCGGCGGGGCTGGAAGTGGAAAGCGTACCGGGCCCTCCCGGCAAGAAAGAAATGACTTGCGGTCATAAAGGATGA
- a CDS encoding M20/M25/M40 family metallo-hydrolase: MRILRILLAPILLSAWLPAYAQIETDSAMATVPVADTISSPEEYSDLAYWVGVLASDSLRGRANGTADLDSAASFIATWYDSLGLAPVPGMDSFMQDYTVRNTVEGQNVVGWLEGSDSILKDEYIILSAHYDHVGMGKAIGGDSLYNGANDNASGVATIMAIAKEIQEREMKPARSLLFVAFGAEEIGLLGSKYFSEHSPVPLENVALNLNFEMTGHSLKLGKRNVYITGAKYSELKEYMEGEFEDENWTLIENPFPYANLFYRSDNANLAQIKREGETIYGIPAHTVCTWGGEDHYHKPHDEAAFIDYENMRSLAMVMTDVVLGLANREERIKWTDDKFRPLAKEGAE; the protein is encoded by the coding sequence ATGAGGATACTCCGGATACTACTTGCCCCTATTCTGTTATCGGCATGGCTGCCTGCCTATGCCCAGATCGAGACTGATTCGGCTATGGCCACTGTGCCGGTGGCTGACACGATAAGCTCTCCAGAAGAATACTCAGACCTGGCCTATTGGGTCGGGGTACTCGCCAGTGATTCGCTGCGTGGCCGGGCTAATGGAACGGCTGACCTGGACAGTGCCGCTAGTTTCATCGCCACCTGGTACGACTCGCTTGGCCTGGCACCAGTGCCGGGTATGGACAGCTTTATGCAGGACTATACTGTGCGCAATACGGTTGAAGGACAGAATGTAGTGGGCTGGTTAGAGGGGTCTGATTCGATCTTAAAGGATGAATATATCATACTCAGTGCGCATTACGATCATGTAGGCATGGGTAAGGCCATAGGGGGCGACAGCCTGTACAATGGGGCTAATGATAACGCCAGCGGGGTGGCCACCATTATGGCTATAGCAAAGGAGATTCAGGAAAGGGAAATGAAGCCGGCTCGCAGTCTGCTATTCGTAGCGTTCGGGGCGGAAGAGATCGGGTTACTCGGCTCAAAATATTTCAGCGAACACTCACCTGTCCCTCTTGAAAACGTAGCACTGAACCTGAATTTTGAAATGACAGGGCACTCGCTCAAACTGGGCAAACGTAATGTATATATCACGGGGGCAAAATACAGTGAACTGAAGGAATATATGGAAGGTGAGTTTGAAGACGAAAACTGGACGCTAATCGAAAATCCTTTTCCTTATGCGAACCTGTTTTACCGCTCGGATAATGCCAACCTGGCCCAGATAAAGAGGGAAGGAGAAACTATTTATGGTATCCCGGCCCATACAGTATGTACCTGGGGTGGAGAAGACCATTACCATAAGCCCCACGATGAGGCGGCTTTCATTGATTATGAAAATATGCGCTCCCTGGCTATGGTCATGACTGATGTGGTACTTGGCCTGGCTAACAGGGAGGAGCGTATTAAATGGACAGACGATAAATTCCGCCCGCTTGCTAAGGAGGGTGCTGAGTAA
- a CDS encoding T9SS type A sorting domain-containing protein: MKRLLLSVLVFSALALLGPGIAEACHNDDPPPPPPSAGEISGGSSICRGDIRTYSISTSNTTGGNIRYEWSVGIGQVRNPATGQFAGTGVPVVINTTSTSSSVQVRVSDPTPPNNEAVIAVQVSGGGISSAGRLKTVVVNPETTPATPSSITENFFPSTTFNNSFTVSAVSGATSYQWETVPATQNPTGRTVSFFFPGAGFYTIKARAVGCAGNSAFRSINVFIEENNCNQDPFEPTPIFCDQFRTGDDVEDGLANTSVQFDVFPNPLSGNEFTVQIPANVDNAEIIVTDIKGAMVKQLKMSESRLKVDARDMQEGIYLIRVRGDDFNEVRKLVMSDR, encoded by the coding sequence ATGAAAAGACTATTACTTAGTGTACTGGTATTCAGTGCGCTTGCTTTACTAGGCCCTGGCATTGCAGAGGCCTGTCACAATGACGATCCGCCGCCTCCGCCGCCATCCGCGGGTGAGATTTCCGGAGGATCTTCCATTTGTCGCGGAGATATCCGAACCTATAGTATATCCACATCAAACACCACCGGAGGTAACATCAGGTACGAGTGGTCGGTGGGTATCGGGCAGGTAAGAAATCCGGCCACAGGTCAGTTTGCCGGCACGGGCGTACCTGTAGTGATAAACACTACCTCTACGTCATCCAGCGTTCAGGTACGGGTATCTGATCCTACGCCCCCTAATAACGAGGCGGTTATTGCTGTCCAGGTCAGTGGCGGAGGTATCTCTTCGGCAGGTCGTCTAAAAACGGTAGTGGTAAACCCTGAAACTACCCCTGCCACGCCCTCGTCGATTACTGAAAACTTCTTTCCTTCTACTACATTTAACAACTCCTTTACTGTGTCAGCAGTATCGGGTGCTACCTCATACCAATGGGAAACTGTACCTGCTACCCAGAACCCTACAGGAAGAACGGTTAGCTTCTTTTTTCCCGGAGCCGGTTTTTACACGATAAAAGCAAGGGCCGTTGGTTGTGCAGGAAACAGTGCTTTCAGGAGCATCAATGTATTCATAGAAGAGAATAACTGTAATCAGGATCCCTTTGAGCCTACTCCAATATTCTGCGATCAATTCCGCACGGGAGATGATGTAGAAGATGGGCTGGCTAACACATCTGTTCAGTTTGATGTCTTCCCGAATCCTCTATCGGGTAATGAGTTTACGGTACAGATTCCCGCAAATGTGGACAATGCCGAAATCATCGTGACAGATATAAAGGGTGCTATGGTGAAGCAGCTGAAAATGTCGGAGAGCAGGCTTAAGGTTGATGCCAGAGATATGCAGGAAGGTATATACCTGATCCGTGTAAGAGGTGATGACTTTAATGAGGTGCGAAAGCTTGTAATGAGCGATCGGTAA
- a CDS encoding M16 family metallopeptidase, producing the protein MIHYEKFTLSNGLQVYVHPDDSTPQAAVNILYNVGSRDEQEDKTGFAHLFEHLMFGGSGNIPNYDEPLQKVGGENNAFTSPDITNYYITLPAANLETAFWLESDRMMSLSFDPRVLDVQQKVVIEEFKQRYLNNPYGDVWMKLRPVAYEKHPYRWSTIGKEISHIEEATMDDVKRFFYKYYLPNNAIMVVAGNVTVDQVKALSEKWFGPIPPGEKYVRNLPAEPEQTEKRKIETSGEVPLNALYKVYHMPPRTSDDYFTADLASDVLGRGDSSRIYSRLVKKEQMFNSLQAYVTGSVDPGLLVISGKMNEGVSHEEADAALDAIADELKADGPGEEELQKVKNQAESTIIYNDWELLSRAMNIAFFATIGREDLINSEPAKIREQTVEGVQTMAKKILRPENSSVLYYHAK; encoded by the coding sequence ATGATCCATTACGAGAAATTTACCCTAAGCAATGGCCTGCAGGTTTATGTGCATCCTGATGACAGCACACCCCAGGCAGCTGTGAATATACTATATAATGTGGGCTCACGCGACGAGCAGGAGGATAAAACCGGCTTTGCCCACCTTTTCGAGCATCTGATGTTTGGCGGTTCCGGCAACATCCCTAACTACGACGAGCCTCTGCAGAAGGTAGGAGGGGAGAATAACGCCTTTACTAGCCCCGACATTACCAACTACTACATTACCCTGCCGGCGGCTAATCTGGAGACGGCCTTTTGGCTGGAGAGTGACCGCATGATGAGCCTGTCATTCGACCCCCGGGTGCTGGACGTGCAGCAGAAAGTAGTGATAGAAGAGTTCAAGCAGCGCTACCTGAATAACCCATATGGAGATGTGTGGATGAAGCTCAGGCCTGTAGCCTACGAGAAGCACCCCTATCGCTGGTCTACCATAGGAAAGGAGATCAGTCACATAGAAGAAGCCACCATGGATGATGTGAAGCGCTTTTTCTATAAGTATTACCTCCCTAATAATGCCATTATGGTGGTGGCAGGAAATGTCACGGTAGACCAGGTAAAAGCCCTCTCTGAAAAATGGTTTGGCCCCATACCTCCCGGTGAAAAATATGTACGTAACCTGCCTGCCGAGCCTGAGCAGACAGAAAAGCGTAAAATAGAAACCAGTGGAGAGGTGCCCCTTAACGCACTGTATAAAGTGTATCATATGCCTCCCCGGACCAGCGACGATTACTTCACGGCCGACCTTGCGAGCGATGTGCTGGGCAGAGGTGATAGCTCACGCATTTACTCAAGGCTGGTGAAAAAAGAACAGATGTTCAACAGCCTGCAGGCTTATGTAACCGGCTCGGTAGACCCTGGCTTACTCGTAATAAGCGGTAAGATGAATGAAGGGGTTAGCCATGAGGAAGCAGATGCTGCACTGGATGCCATAGCTGATGAGCTAAAGGCAGATGGTCCCGGTGAGGAGGAGCTGCAAAAAGTGAAGAACCAGGCAGAAAGTACCATCATTTATAATGACTGGGAGCTCCTGAGCCGTGCCATGAATATCGCATTTTTCGCCACCATAGGCCGCGAAGACCTGATCAACTCCGAGCCTGCCAAAATACGTGAGCAGACTGTGGAAGGCGTGCAGACCATGGCTAAGAAGATATTACGCCCGGAAAACAGTTCGGTACTTTATTATCACGCAAAGTAA
- a CDS encoding LytR/AlgR family response regulator transcription factor has translation MIRYVIVDDEPIAHRIIEKYASEVPHLSKAGNCYNPVEAISMLRQNTIDLIFLDIKMPRMSGFTFLKSLRDVPEIIITTAYEQYALEGYEFAVTDYLLKPFSFERFIKAIGRVRAREDTIQDKIPTDEPGENRMFIKTDREHKQVSLDDIRYIQAYGNYCKVYLSDEMLITPKKISDFESELPSDWFARIHKSYMISKLHIESISGNKVQILNEYLPVGETYKHVIDRLLNG, from the coding sequence ATGATCAGATATGTGATAGTAGACGACGAACCCATCGCCCACCGGATTATTGAAAAGTATGCCAGCGAGGTTCCGCACCTGAGCAAGGCAGGAAATTGCTATAATCCGGTAGAGGCCATCTCTATGCTCAGGCAAAATACTATAGACCTGATATTTCTCGATATAAAAATGCCCAGGATGTCAGGCTTTACTTTTTTGAAATCCTTGCGCGATGTGCCTGAGATCATTATTACGACAGCATATGAGCAATACGCCCTCGAGGGATACGAATTTGCCGTAACGGATTACCTGCTGAAACCCTTTTCCTTTGAGCGCTTTATCAAGGCCATTGGCCGTGTCCGGGCCCGCGAAGACACTATTCAGGATAAAATACCTACCGATGAACCGGGAGAAAACCGCATGTTTATAAAAACCGACCGGGAGCATAAGCAAGTAAGCCTGGATGATATTCGATATATACAGGCCTATGGAAACTACTGCAAAGTTTACCTATCGGATGAGATGCTGATTACGCCAAAGAAAATATCTGATTTTGAAAGTGAGTTACCTTCAGACTGGTTTGCCCGAATCCATAAGTCATACATGATCAGTAAGCTTCATATAGAAAGCATATCCGGTAACAAGGTTCAAATCCTTAACGAGTATCTGCCAGTAGGAGAAACCTACAAACATGTGATAGATCGATTGCTAAATGGTTGA
- the ispF gene encoding 2-C-methyl-D-erythritol 2,4-cyclodiphosphate synthase has translation MTPFRIGFGYDVHAMKEGHPFWLGGIQLEHTHGPFGHSDADVLIHVICDALLGAANLRDIGYHFSDKDPKYKGIDSKKLLAEVMLLLREKGYEVGNIDITVCLEQPKVNPHIDKMKQVLCEVMAIRENDLSIKATTTEKLGFVGREEGISAYAVALIYETEKPHMERDYQG, from the coding sequence ATGACCCCCTTTAGAATAGGCTTTGGATACGATGTACATGCCATGAAGGAGGGTCACCCCTTTTGGCTGGGCGGCATACAACTCGAGCATACCCATGGCCCCTTTGGCCACTCTGATGCCGATGTGCTCATCCATGTGATATGTGATGCCCTGCTGGGTGCGGCTAACCTGAGGGACATTGGCTATCACTTTTCTGATAAAGACCCTAAATACAAGGGAATCGACAGCAAAAAGCTGCTGGCTGAGGTAATGCTGCTTCTGCGTGAAAAAGGCTATGAGGTAGGGAATATCGATATTACGGTATGCCTGGAGCAGCCAAAAGTTAATCCTCATATAGACAAGATGAAGCAGGTGCTGTGTGAGGTGATGGCCATCCGGGAGAATGACCTTTCTATAAAGGCGACTACCACCGAAAAGCTTGGCTTTGTAGGCAGAGAAGAGGGCATATCCGCTTACGCCGTAGCCCTGATATATGAGACCGAAAAGCCCCACATGGAAAGAGACTACCAGGGCTGA
- a CDS encoding T9SS type A sorting domain-containing protein, producing the protein MKRTAKAISLGLGLVAGGVTLFATLPDTPGYVVESAPNAIDERAVERLEEQSYSFGTKDDPAGRANFRFERLRSPLTGQIPENIKQKEQEFARRLPVSNGLMQFSKDGKEARTQETEWTGRGPINIGGRTRAVGIDVADASGNTIIAGGVSGGMWRSTNGGQTWIRTTTKDQFPSVNCLVQDSRTGNTSTWYYGTGESTFFNSASKGGAIYRGDGIYRSDDGGQSWTVINSTSVGHNTDSNTPFRYVNHLAIDPTTPAATDEVYAAVLGGIIRTVDGFNTYDWVLGGDQVNALGRYSDIKIDENGRMFASISRLTADDDPVSGFFVSVNGTDWTDITPDELANEVSFDRTVIEINPSNPDQVYFFTNISGENNSLLVLDMADTTYANRSNNLPQYSNEAISLNLQGSYNMLLEVHPTQPDVVFLGGTNLYRSTDGFRSDSLTQYVGGYSLESALSGSFSPAYNHHPDQHAVIFYPNNPNAMLSAHDGGLSFTSNNLKADTTVYRDEDNQVIDRSVIEWDSKSTGYLTSQFYTIAIDKNNLGNVALMGGMQDNSCYVTFTEDPSSSWFQVSGGDGAYAAFSFNALYSSSQYGYILRWPLVGNTYQAPEFILPPGYSDPSEFLFVNPFLVDPVHQNRFYVAGNNKIFYTKDVRTNPFESEYKTIANAVTSGMGYVTAMDASITPANQLVWGTNRGRVFKAPDVLDNPNNVEELTDSSFPTNGFVSCVVVDPRDADKIMVVFSNYGVKSIYYSQNGGTSWVTIAGNLEENSDGTGNGPSVGWVAILPNGDDNIYFAGTSVGLFSTQNLDASSTVWSVESPDVVGNVWVDMIATRAIDGYVAVGTHGNGTYYTQIDVPLFANAFVTSNIEDENEAIELGSSVSFDENNGLAHQWQRNGEDIAGANSDIYNPTEPGTYRVVIRNARNETAISNEIVVGGNDVTGLEELELADEVVAFPNPVHNEMIIRVDTDQLGNELEMKIYDTQGKTVWAERAQRTSRKFEERVELGHLPLGSYILEISDGESRVTRRISKK; encoded by the coding sequence ATGAAAAGGACTGCAAAAGCAATCTCATTAGGCCTTGGGCTTGTAGCAGGAGGCGTGACCCTCTTTGCCACCCTGCCTGACACGCCAGGTTATGTAGTGGAATCCGCTCCCAATGCTATTGATGAGCGAGCTGTAGAAAGGCTTGAAGAGCAAAGTTACAGTTTTGGAACTAAGGATGATCCTGCCGGGCGTGCAAATTTCCGGTTTGAAAGACTCCGTTCTCCCCTTACCGGACAAATTCCTGAAAATATCAAGCAAAAGGAGCAGGAGTTTGCCCGCAGACTGCCTGTAAGCAATGGCCTGATGCAATTCAGTAAAGACGGCAAAGAGGCTCGTACTCAGGAAACTGAATGGACCGGTCGGGGACCTATCAACATTGGAGGCCGTACCCGTGCAGTAGGTATCGATGTGGCCGATGCCAGTGGAAATACTATCATTGCCGGTGGTGTTTCGGGAGGTATGTGGCGTAGCACCAACGGTGGCCAGACATGGATCCGCACCACTACCAAGGACCAGTTCCCCAGTGTAAACTGCCTCGTACAGGACAGCCGTACCGGCAACACAAGCACCTGGTACTATGGTACAGGTGAGTCTACCTTCTTTAACTCAGCCAGTAAAGGTGGTGCGATCTATCGTGGTGACGGTATCTATCGCTCAGATGATGGCGGGCAAAGCTGGACCGTAATAAACAGCACCAGTGTAGGCCATAATACAGATTCCAATACTCCCTTCAGGTATGTGAATCACCTGGCTATTGACCCTACCACGCCTGCTGCTACCGATGAGGTATATGCCGCCGTACTCGGTGGTATAATTCGTACGGTGGACGGCTTCAATACCTATGATTGGGTACTGGGTGGCGATCAGGTAAATGCACTTGGCCGCTATTCTGACATAAAGATCGATGAGAATGGCCGCATGTTTGCCAGCATCAGCAGGCTTACAGCAGATGATGATCCTGTCTCAGGTTTCTTCGTGTCAGTAAACGGAACCGACTGGACAGATATTACGCCCGATGAGCTGGCCAATGAGGTCTCTTTTGACAGGACAGTAATAGAGATAAACCCTAGCAATCCTGACCAGGTATATTTCTTCACGAATATATCAGGCGAGAATAATAGTCTTCTCGTATTAGATATGGCTGATACTACCTATGCAAATCGTTCTAATAATTTACCTCAATATTCTAATGAGGCAATTTCTTTAAATCTTCAAGGGTCATATAATATGCTGCTTGAGGTACATCCTACTCAGCCGGATGTGGTATTTCTTGGAGGGACCAACCTGTACCGCTCTACTGACGGATTCAGAAGCGATTCGCTTACTCAGTATGTTGGAGGGTATTCTTTAGAATCAGCTTTGAGCGGAAGTTTTTCTCCGGCATATAACCACCATCCGGATCAGCATGCGGTTATTTTCTATCCTAATAATCCCAATGCGATGCTGTCAGCGCATGATGGCGGACTTAGCTTTACGAGTAATAACCTCAAAGCAGACACCACCGTTTACCGGGATGAAGATAATCAGGTAATCGACCGTAGTGTAATCGAGTGGGATAGTAAAAGTACTGGGTACCTCACCAGCCAGTTCTATACGATAGCAATAGACAAGAATAATTTAGGAAATGTTGCTTTAATGGGTGGGATGCAAGATAATAGTTGTTATGTGACCTTCACCGAAGACCCTTCATCCAGTTGGTTTCAGGTAAGTGGGGGGGATGGCGCATATGCCGCTTTTAGCTTTAATGCACTTTATTCTTCAAGTCAGTATGGGTATATTCTACGGTGGCCTCTGGTGGGTAATACTTATCAGGCCCCTGAATTTATTTTGCCTCCGGGATATAGTGATCCATCAGAGTTTTTATTCGTTAATCCATTTCTTGTAGACCCTGTTCATCAAAATCGCTTTTATGTAGCCGGGAATAATAAAATATTCTACACTAAAGATGTAAGGACAAATCCATTCGAAAGTGAATATAAAACCATTGCCAATGCCGTAACAAGCGGTATGGGTTATGTGACCGCTATGGATGCTTCCATTACACCTGCAAACCAACTGGTGTGGGGGACCAACAGAGGCCGCGTATTCAAAGCACCGGACGTGCTGGATAACCCTAACAATGTAGAGGAGCTTACAGATAGCAGCTTCCCGACCAATGGGTTTGTAAGCTGTGTGGTAGTTGACCCCAGGGATGCTGATAAGATCATGGTAGTATTCAGTAACTATGGTGTGAAAAGCATTTATTACTCGCAAAATGGAGGTACTAGCTGGGTTACCATTGCCGGTAATCTCGAAGAAAATAGTGACGGAACTGGAAATGGCCCTTCAGTAGGCTGGGTAGCTATTCTGCCTAATGGCGATGATAATATCTACTTTGCCGGTACCAGCGTTGGCCTGTTCTCTACGCAGAACCTTGATGCTTCAAGTACCGTATGGAGTGTTGAAAGCCCTGATGTGGTTGGTAACGTATGGGTAGACATGATTGCTACCAGGGCAATAGATGGTTATGTAGCGGTAGGCACCCATGGAAATGGTACTTATTATACTCAGATAGATGTACCATTATTTGCTAATGCCTTTGTGACCTCTAATATCGAGGATGAGAATGAAGCGATTGAATTAGGCAGTTCGGTATCTTTCGATGAAAATAATGGGCTGGCCCATCAATGGCAGCGAAATGGTGAAGATATAGCCGGAGCTAATTCTGATATATATAACCCAACAGAGCCTGGAACCTATAGGGTGGTAATTAGAAATGCCCGGAACGAGACGGCTATTTCTAATGAAATTGTCGTTGGAGGCAATGATGTAACTGGTCTCGAAGAACTTGAGTTGGCCGATGAGGTCGTCGCCTTCCCTAACCCCGTGCATAATGAGATGATCATTCGCGTGGATACTGACCAACTGGGCAACGAGCTTGAAATGAAGATCTACGATACACAAGGCAAGACCGTATGGGCCGAAAGGGCGCAGCGTACTAGCCGTAAATTTGAAGAACGTGTAGAACTTGGCCACCTTCCCCTGGGTAGTTATATCCTGGAGATCAGTGACGGAGAAAGCCGCGTGACTCGCCGTATCAGTAAGAAATAA
- a CDS encoding 5-formyltetrahydrofolate cyclo-ligase, whose product MTKDSLRKLYRTKRKALTEHEYAELNAALMNRFLAGTDLSKVRTLHTYLPIHKTREPDTWPIIEHIRSRHPHIRLVVPRIHPTESTMDCLVLSEDTHFEENKYGIAEPQNAGKVKETEIDMSIVPLLAFDTKGYRVGYGKGYYDKFFSTCRKNISKVGLSFFEPISKISDINSYDIPLNQVVTPHATYCFYS is encoded by the coding sequence ATGACTAAAGACAGCCTTCGGAAGCTGTACCGTACTAAAAGAAAGGCGCTCACAGAGCATGAGTATGCTGAATTAAATGCGGCACTCATGAATCGTTTTCTTGCCGGAACGGATCTTTCCAAGGTCAGGACACTGCATACTTATCTGCCAATCCATAAAACAAGAGAGCCCGATACATGGCCCATTATTGAGCATATCCGTAGCAGGCACCCGCACATCCGCCTGGTAGTACCTCGCATTCACCCGACAGAGTCTACTATGGATTGTCTTGTGTTATCAGAGGATACTCATTTTGAGGAAAATAAATACGGTATTGCCGAACCACAGAATGCAGGTAAAGTAAAGGAAACGGAAATAGATATGTCTATCGTACCTTTACTTGCTTTTGATACTAAAGGGTATAGGGTAGGGTATGGAAAGGGATATTACGATAAGTTTTTTTCAACCTGCAGAAAAAATATTTCTAAGGTCGGATTGTCCTTTTTTGAGCCAATTTCAAAGATTTCTGATATCAATTCTTACGATATCCCACTAAATCAGGTAGTTACGCCCCACGCCACCTATTGCTTTTATTCTTGA
- the lnt gene encoding apolipoprotein N-acyltransferase, protein MKRNNKTNLYPLFGVPAGLLLFVAWPPQYIWPLLFIAFIPYFFATDQIIEKRRFRTLGFFLLTYTTLLTWNLFTNAWIYNTKFLTGFLVSALNPLLFAIPLLLVWYVRRRLGKRWFYFAFVCTWLAVETFHSEWIMAFPYHALGYGLTPAPYLIQFYTITGVGGGTLWILAVNVLIYELVNSVFISRPSFDNIRKGSIAFTAFAVPCILSAITYITYTEKGYEVKVVAIQTDVDCYEEKYVTSPEILVDRYWSLTEEALKKGAPDYILWPETAISNGGYVQGLKNNPLYANIAQRLESYPGAQLITGAILYEREDQLPPFASQNPDYARELGDMRYYTYNAALQIGKNGVIGYRSKEKLVPFEEQTPYPQYTKAIKQIVPSLGGFAFSTSHVNNTVFRNGPRAGSALICFESAFGELASKQVRTGANILFVMLNEGWYKHSGGASQIQACAVARAIENRRTVVRSSNNGISSIINQRGDVIQQADMAGGPATLTISTRGNDHLTPYTHHSNLIGKAAQLCFLAMIALCIVVYSLSLIGRKRLILE, encoded by the coding sequence ATGAAAAGAAATAATAAAACGAATTTGTACCCACTATTTGGGGTACCTGCAGGTCTCCTGCTGTTCGTGGCATGGCCTCCTCAGTATATCTGGCCTTTACTTTTCATTGCCTTCATTCCTTACTTTTTTGCCACTGATCAAATCATCGAAAAAAGACGGTTCCGTACGCTGGGGTTTTTCTTACTCACCTATACGACATTACTTACCTGGAACCTCTTTACAAATGCATGGATCTATAATACAAAGTTTTTAACAGGCTTTCTGGTCAGCGCGCTGAACCCCCTGTTATTTGCTATTCCTTTACTATTAGTCTGGTATGTTAGAAGAAGGCTTGGTAAAAGGTGGTTTTACTTCGCATTTGTCTGCACCTGGTTAGCCGTGGAGACCTTTCACTCGGAGTGGATTATGGCCTTCCCGTATCATGCGCTTGGTTATGGACTTACACCGGCTCCTTACCTTATTCAGTTCTATACCATCACCGGAGTGGGCGGAGGCACACTTTGGATACTGGCCGTAAATGTATTGATATACGAACTGGTAAATAGCGTTTTTATCAGCAGGCCTTCTTTTGATAACATTAGAAAGGGTAGTATTGCCTTTACCGCCTTTGCGGTTCCCTGTATCCTCTCGGCCATTACCTATATTACTTATACTGAAAAAGGCTATGAAGTTAAGGTGGTTGCCATTCAGACAGATGTAGATTGTTACGAAGAAAAATATGTGACAAGTCCTGAGATACTTGTAGACAGGTACTGGTCACTGACAGAAGAGGCTCTGAAGAAAGGGGCTCCGGATTATATATTATGGCCGGAAACGGCTATCAGTAATGGGGGCTATGTGCAAGGGCTGAAAAACAACCCTTTGTATGCTAATATTGCTCAGAGGCTTGAGTCATACCCCGGCGCTCAGTTGATCACCGGTGCTATATTATACGAAAGAGAAGATCAGTTACCCCCATTTGCCAGTCAAAATCCGGATTATGCCAGGGAGCTTGGTGACATGCGGTATTATACTTATAACGCGGCTCTCCAGATAGGGAAAAACGGCGTTATCGGATATCGTTCGAAAGAAAAACTAGTTCCTTTTGAGGAACAAACCCCCTACCCGCAGTATACAAAAGCCATTAAGCAAATCGTCCCTTCACTTGGAGGTTTTGCATTTTCAACCAGCCACGTAAATAATACCGTATTTCGTAATGGTCCACGTGCAGGCTCTGCCCTAATATGCTTTGAGTCGGCCTTTGGTGAATTAGCGTCAAAACAGGTTAGAACAGGTGCCAATATCCTCTTCGTTATGCTGAACGAGGGTTGGTATAAACATTCCGGAGGGGCTTCACAGATACAGGCTTGCGCTGTAGCGCGGGCAATCGAAAACCGAAGAACGGTGGTTCGCTCGAGTAATAATGGCATCAGTTCCATTATTAACCAGCGTGGCGACGTCATCCAACAAGCAGATATGGCCGGAGGACCGGCAACACTGACTATATCCACGAGAGGTAATGATCACCTCACCCCTTATACGCACCATAGTAATTTGATAGGAAAGGCCGCTCAGCTATGCTTTTTGGCGATGATCGCCTTATGTATTGTTGTTTATTCGCTGAGCCTGATAGGTAGGAAGAGGCTGATTTTGGAATAA